In Apilactobacillus bombintestini, one genomic interval encodes:
- a CDS encoding HD domain-containing protein translates to MNNWAAIAEYVQNQLGADKTGHDFAHIQRVVNLAKNIVKSEPTADENIVVTAAYLHDVIDDKLVDDTAAKQKEVQSQLHKLDYTSKDIAAVMDIITHMSFSSNLKHHYSLSIEGQIVQDADRLDAIGAIGIARAMYFGGHFGDVLYDPKQAPRTDLDKKHYRQHTTVINHFYEKLFKLADLMNTPVAKRLAQQRTAYMRNFVQEFKDEWHGHH, encoded by the coding sequence ATGAATAACTGGGCAGCTATTGCTGAATATGTACAAAACCAACTCGGCGCGGATAAAACCGGACATGACTTCGCACATATCCAACGGGTAGTTAATTTAGCTAAAAATATCGTAAAAAGTGAACCTACTGCCGATGAAAATATTGTAGTAACCGCTGCTTATTTACACGATGTTATTGATGATAAATTAGTCGACGATACTGCGGCCAAACAAAAAGAGGTGCAATCACAACTACATAAGTTGGATTACACCTCAAAAGATATTGCTGCCGTAATGGACATCATTACGCATATGTCTTTTAGCAGTAATTTAAAACATCATTATTCATTATCGATAGAAGGACAAATTGTCCAAGATGCCGATCGACTAGATGCCATCGGCGCCATCGGGATTGCTCGCGCTATGTATTTTGGGGGTCACTTCGGCGATGTGCTTTATGACCCTAAACAAGCACCCCGTACGGACCTCGATAAAAAGCATTACCGCCAACATACTACTGTAATTAATCATTTTTATGAAAAATTATTTAAGTTAGCGGATTTAATGAATACGCCGGTTGCTAAACGACTAGCACAACAACGCACTGCTTACATGCGTAACTTCGTGCAAGAATTTAAAGATGAATGGCATGGCCATCATTAA
- a CDS encoding DUF1836 domain-containing protein, with the protein MNSKYTKWQDQMRTVKLPKWEDLPKFDLYMDQLVAVVNEAIGPLGMDTITKSMVNNYVKNKATFAPVKKRYQTVHVADIIIISLLKPVFSIKDIRKGIDAITKQQFPKQAYDEFIEMLEEKLHHIADGKVQLQNDTDIERLLNAIADTITNRLIANEIFADMIHE; encoded by the coding sequence ATGAATAGTAAATATACTAAATGGCAAGATCAAATGAGAACTGTAAAATTACCTAAGTGGGAAGACCTTCCCAAGTTTGATTTATACATGGATCAACTAGTGGCCGTAGTTAACGAAGCTATCGGTCCATTAGGAATGGATACCATTACTAAATCCATGGTTAATAACTATGTAAAAAATAAAGCTACGTTTGCGCCGGTAAAGAAACGTTACCAAACTGTACACGTAGCAGACATTATTATCATTAGTTTATTAAAACCGGTCTTTTCTATTAAAGACATTCGTAAAGGTATTGATGCCATTACTAAGCAACAATTTCCTAAGCAAGCTTACGATGAATTTATCGAAATGCTAGAAGAAAAGTTACATCATATTGCTGACGGCAAGGTGCAACTACAAAATGATACTGATATTGAACGATTATTAAATGCGATTGCGGATACCATTACTAACCGTTTAATCGCCAACGAAATTTTCGCAGATATGATACATGAATAA